A region of Leishmania donovani BPK282A1 complete genome, chromosome 7 DNA encodes the following proteins:
- a CDS encoding cytochrome c1, heme protein, mitochondrial precursor, putative has protein sequence MAGKKAHPIKRDWYWNHNDRFEIWHSLDWPSVRRGRQIYTEVFAPCHSLGRMTFTHFQGFMTREEIKQLASQYEMIDSEPDAEGNLNRRPGKPTDTLPTPYPNQRAAQFANNGAEPPDLQHAVFGKEGGSDYIFSLVTGYNWGNGELMEIPPFAPELKPGQFWNPYFKGCVLSMPPPLSDGLVDYEDGTPATISQMAKDVVNFLRWSAESEYDDRRVAFWKVITTVGLVNCLLLHYGQKNTNWRIYGRTTFRYWKKAW, from the coding sequence ATGGCGGGCAAGAAGGCGCACCCCATCAAGCGTGATTGGTATTGGAACCACAATGACCGCTTCGAGATTTGGCACAGCCTTGACTGGCCCTCGgtccgccgcggccgccagaTCTACACAGAGGTATTCGCGCCGTGTCACTCACTGGGCCGCATGACCTTCACCCACTTCCAGGGTTTCATGACCCGCGAGGAGATCAAGCAGCTGGCCTCCCAGTACGAGATGATCGACAGCGAGCCGGATGCAGAGGGCAACCTGAACCGCCGCCCCGGCAAGCCGACGGACACCCTACCCACCCCTTACCCGAACCAGCGCGCCGCGCAGTTCGCCAACAACGGTGCTGAGCCCCCGGATTTGCAGCACGCCGTCTTCGGCAAGGAGGGTGGCTCGGACTACATCTTCTCCCTGGTGACCGGCTACAATTGGGGCAACGGTGAGCTGATGGAGATTCCACCGTTCGCGCCTGAGCTGAAGCCCGGCCAGTTCTGGAACCCCTACTTCAAGGGATGCGTGCTCTccatgccgccgccactctCGGATGGCCTGGTGGACTACGAAGATGGCACCCCTGCCACTATCAGCCAGATGGCCAAGGACGTCGTGAACTTCCTGCGCTGGTCCGCCGAGTCTGAGTACGATGACCGCCGTGTAGCCTTTTGGAAAGTGATCACCACCGTAGGGCTGGTCAACTGCCTGCTCCTACACTACGGCCAGAAGAACACAAACTGGCGTATCTACGGCCGCACTACGTTCCGCTATTGGAAGAAGGCATGGTAG
- a CDS encoding Golgi/lysosome glycoprotein, putative codes for MFRMKSLKLLVVIGLSLALCSTFSLAAENGKRLYPACGVIEHTTSASSQVTSTLHSFSGRTHSLTMTCLAYEVVSVKNDHTDEDYCLVEHQTEYMYALTIHAVYTTGNGATVERNFSIRDMRGGSLTELKVAMPTRSQFSVMFTNLATDTRCNLQVRALLSYEMADKARVGNNTPTVVAVSPRTVYSKSADRSVLVLDHGVGQVPQSTDIVSLVDFSQGTCAQPDGDVLYMDYFTAIPDTVHVYGNRAQFSVRAITFHEPNTYRVCYRAQNSHVATQIGVITVYAGNPAYYDVVGGANEKGEVLVGTETTIKFYGYGLDTRKNGDEAKFVEFTKECDTGRPAGGVPLADDLEPEDNYGPNTTYSLWKSTITEGGSYKVCYKRKAANAWTEVPFIEDVAIADRPGESTTKAPAPTPTHPSTHEECPMATETVERPWSKFKSAKIVLTTKKLPSDFLSTLSSLLCLRRSMFTLAYLKHNSEGKQVVFLVLNCEENENAAVRECSSIERLNYFVSLSKKQLEDHGIESVKGSTHMLAFDEDEGSSGNVFGLILLCVSILAAGGMVVFAVGRYMERRHHFVQFGLDDDDIDDMYDFNAAPRSAMRNEYDVAPQAEPTCIVNSVIEIED; via the coding sequence ATGTTCCGAATGAAGTCTCTGAAGCTTCTGGTGGTCATCGGTCTGTCGCTGGCCCTCTGCTCCACTTTTTCCCTGGCTGCCGAAAATGGTAAGAGGCTCTATCCCGCGTGCGGAGTCATAGAGCACACCACCTCGGCCAGCTCGCAGGTGACATCAACCCTGCACAGCTTCTCGGGCCGCACGCACAGCTTGACAATGACCTGCCTGGCGTACGAGGTTGTGTCTGTGAAAAACGATCACACAGACGAGGACTACTGCCTTGTTGAGCACCAGACCGAGTACATGTACGCCCTCACCATCCACGCCGTCTACACCACGGGCAACGGCGCTACCGTGGAGCGCAATTTCTCGATTCGCGACATGAGGGGCGGCTCCCTGACAGAGTTGAAAGTGGCAATGCCCACTCGCAGTCAATTCTCCGTCATGTTCACCAACCTAGCGACAGACACCCGATGCAACCTGCAAGTACGCGCACTCCTTTCGTACGAGATGGCGGACAAGGCTAGGGTGGGGAACAACACACCGACTGTGGTAGCAGTGTCACCACGCACAGTATACTCGAAGAGCGCCGATCGAAGCGTTCTTGTGCTCGACCACGGCGTTGGTCAGGTGCCACAGAGCACCGATATTGTCTCGCTTGTCGACTTCTCGCAGGGTACGTGCGCGCAGCCGGATGGCGACGTGCTCTACATGGACTACTTCACCGCGATACCCGACACAGTTCATGTCTACGGCAACCGGGCCCAGTTcagcgtgcgcgccatcACCTTCCACGAGCCTAACACATACCGCGTGTGCTATCGCGCGCAAAACAGCCACGTGGCGACGCAGATAGGTGTCATCACCGTGTATGCCGGGAACCCGGCGTACTACGACGTCGTCGGTGGTGCCAACGAGAAGGGCGAGGTGCTGGTCGGCACTGAGACGACCATCAAGTTCTATGGCTACGGCCTTGACACCCGCAAGAACGGCGACGAAGCCAAGTTTGTGGAGTTCACGAAAGAGTGCGATACGGGCAGACCCGCCGGTGGCGTCCCTCTTGCCGACGACTTGGAGCCAGAAGACAACTACGGACCGAATACCACCTACTCCCTGTGGAAGTCGACCATAACTGAGGGTGGCTCCTACAAGGTGTGCTACAAGCGCAAAGCAGCCAATGCGTGGACCGAGGTGCCGTTCATCGAGGACGTCGCCATCGCTGATAGGCCCGGGGAGTCCACCACCAAGGCGCCTGCTCCCACACCGACGCATCCCTCCACACACGAGGAGTGTCCCATGGCGACCGAAACGGTGGAGCGCCCGTGGTCCAAGTTTAAGAGTGCCAAGATCGTGCTCACGACGAAGAAGCTGCCCAGCGACTTCCTGAGCACGCTGAGCAGCCTCCTCTGTCTGAGGCGGTCCATGTTCACACTGGCGTACCTGAAGCACAACAGCGAGGGCAAACAAGTTGTCTTCCTGGTGCTGAACTGCGAGGAGAACGAGaacgcagcggtgcgcgagTGCAGCTCGATCGAGCGCCTCAATTACTTTGTATCCTTGTCGAAGAAGCAACTCGAGGACCACGGGATCGAATCGGTGAAGGGTAGCACCCACATGCTGGCGttcgacgaggacgaggggagcagcggcaatgTATTCGGGCTCATTTTACTCTGTGTGAGCATATTGGCAGCAGGCGGCATGGTAGTCTTCGCCGTGGGCCGCTATAtggagcggcgccaccacttTGTTCAGTTCGGCctggacgacgacgacattGACGACATGTACGACTTCAACGCCGCACCGAGGTCTGCCATGCGCAACGAGTACGATGTGGCGCCTCAGGCAGAGCCGACATGCATCGTCAACTCTGTCATCGAGATTGAAGACTAG
- a CDS encoding cobalamin-dependent methionine synthase, putative — MSAMHGERSPVFEELEEIFQKRILVLDGGMGTMLQRYKLEEKDFRGEEFKNATKDLKGNNDLLCLTQPAKVRDVHYKYAIAGADVMETNTFNSQAVSQSDYETQHLVRRINLAAAKICRDAAEQASRETGRRIFVAGVLGPLNRTASISPSVERPDYRNITYDEIVAAYTEQATALLDGGVDVLLIETIFDSLNAKAALFAVNTLFEDKGYTRVPIMVSGTITDLSGRTLSGQTVDAFYSSMRHGNIISIGLNCALGCREMRPYVERLAEISEAYVTCHPNAGLPNAMGEYDELPEDMARDIRDFAVNGWVNLVGGCCGTTPDHIRAIATAVKGIPPRLRGQPSETMVISGLEALYFTHHIGFCNIGERCNISGSLKFKRLVKEGKWEECLAVARQQVEEGAMVLDVNMDDGLIDGVTAMTRFLNMIASDPEVARVPVMIDSSKFHVIEAGLKCTQGTPIVNSISLKVGEEEFLRQARLIRRYGAAVVVMAFDENGQAADYASKTRICKRAYDMLVADGFPPENIVFDPNVLTICTGMEEHNNYAIDFMNAAAWIKANLPRAKVSGGISNLSFSFRGFEAIRMAMHSAFLKKMIADGSLDMAIVNAGALPVYTDIEPDLLQLVEDAIYNRTPHSSERILEYAERLKAEKASGGGAEEAKVSKVDEWRNASVEERLSHALIKGIVEFIEDDVEEARTCGKYERPLHIIEGPLMDGMGKVGELFGSGKMFLPQVIKSARVMKKAVAVLVPYMEAEKAALMADTNGASTSRAKRVLMATVKGDVHDIGKNIVGVVLGCNSYEVIDLGVMVSCEKILAAAKEHDVHVIGLSGLITPSLDEMVHVAKEMKRMGFGIPLMVGGATTSKQHTAVKIQPHYNKTVHVLDASKAVVTVSNMLGSSEEEFWEEVRETYQEIAEDYLANLKDRVYKPLAFCRENALKIDFVANPPAPRPRKLGTITISDYSLEMIATRIDWNPFFSVWQVRGTYPNRGFPKLFNCPTVGAEAKRLFDDAQEMLKDIIATRSFRAKAVVTLMPVNSVGDDIEVYKDDTRNEKIATFFGLRQQSEKERGEPYLCISDFIAPKGVAPDYLGSLAVGIFGADKMSEQYEKDNDSYRSIMIKALADRFAEAFTEEMHRIIRTDLWGYAEKETAETVDLIRMQYQGIRPAPGYPSQPDHTEMDTMWRIGEVEERTGVRLSESYAMMPAASVSALVFAHAQSKYFAVGKIQKDQVKDYAERKGWNLDRAESQLSSSLAYN; from the coding sequence atgTCAGCCATGCATGGCGAACGAAGCCCCGTCTTCGAGGAACTGGAGGAGATCTTCCAGAAGCGCATCCTCGTGCTGGACGGTGGCATGGGCACTATGCTGCAGCGCTACAAGCTCGAGGAAAAGGACTTCCGCGGCGAGGAGTTCAAGAATGCCACGAAGGATCTCAAGGGCAACAACGACCTGCTCTGTCTCACGCAGCCGGCGAAGGTGCGGGATGTGCACTACAAGTATgccatcgccggcgccgacgtcaTGGAGACGAACACGTTCAACTCGCAGGCGGTGAGTCAGTCCGACTACGAGACACAGCACCTTGTTCGTCGCATCAACCTCGCCGCTGCGAAAATctgccgcgacgcggcggagcaAGCAAGCCGCGAGACGGGGCGGCGCATCTTCGTCGCCGGTGTTTTGGGCCCGCTGAACCGAACGGCTTCCATCTCGCCCTCCGTCGAGCGCCCCGACTACCGCAACATCACATATGACGAAATTGTAGCCGCTTACACGGAGCAGGCGACGGCCCTGCTGGACGGAGGCGTAGATGTGCTGCTGATCGAGACCATCTTCGACTCCCTCAACGCCAAGGCGGCCCTCTTCGCGGTGAACACACTCTTCGAGGACAAGGGCTACACACGCGTTCCGATCATGGTGAGCGGCACCATTACAGACCTGTCCGGTCGCACTCTCAGCGGCCAGACAGTGGACGCCTTCTACTCGTCGATGCGGCACGGCAACATTATCTCGATCGGTCTCAACTGTGCCCTGGGCTGTCGCGAAATGCGCCCGTACGTCGAACGCCTTGCAGAGATCAGCGAGGCCTACGTGACGTGCCACCCCAACGCGGGGCTGCCGAACGCGATGGGTGAATACGACGAGCTGCCGGAGGACATGGCCCGTGACATCCGCGACTTTGCAGTGAACGGGTGGGTCAACCTCgtcggcggctgctgtggtACAACCCCAGATCACATCCGTGCCATTGCCACAGCCGTGAAGGGCATCCCGCCGCGTCTGAGGGGGCAGCCGAGTGAGACAATGGTCATCAGCGGGCTCGAGGCGCTGTACTTCACCCACCACATCGGCTTCTGCAACATCGGAGAGCGATGCAACATCAGCGGCTCGCTAAAGTTTAAGCGCCTCGTCAAGGAGGGGAAGTGGGAGGAGTGCCTGGCGGTGGCCCGCCAGCAGGTCGAGGAGGGGGCCATGGTGTTGGACGTGAACATGGACGATGGCCTCATCGACGGCGTAACCGCCATGACGCGCTTCCTGAACATGATTGCCTCTGACCCGGAGGTAGCGCGAGTGCCGGTGATGATCGACTCGTCCAAGTTCCATGTCATCGAGGCGGGTTTGAAGTGCACCCAGGGAACACCGATCGTCAACTCGATCTCGCTGAAGGTTGGTGAGGAGGAGTTCCTGCGCCAGGCTCGCCTAATTCGGCGCtacggtgccgccgtggtggtgatggcctTTGATGAAAATGGTCAGGCGGCAGACTATGCCAGCAAGACCCGCATCTGTAAGCGTGCGTACGACATGCTGGTGGCGGACGGCTTCCCACCGGAGAACATCGTCTTCGACCCGAACGTGCTGACGATCTGCACCGGCATGGAGGAACACAACAACTACGCCATAGACTTCATGAATGCGGCGGCGTGGATCAAGGCAAATCTGCCCCGCGCCAAGGTGAGCGGCGGAATTTCGAACCTCAGCTTTTCCTTCCGCGGTTTCGAGGCCATTCGCATGGCGATGCACTCCGCCTTCTTGAAGAAAATGATCGCTGATGGAAGTCTCGACATGGCGATCGTGAACGCGGGTGCTCTGCCGGTGTACACCGACATCGAGCCcgatctgctgcagctggtcGAGGATGCCATCTACAACCGCACCCCCCACTCCTCGGAGCGCATTCTTGAGTACGCAGAGCGACTCAAGGCGGAGAAAGCGtccggcggtggcgccgaggaggcgaaggtgtCTAAGGTGGACGAATGGCGCAACGCCTCAGTGGAGGAGCGTCTCTCGCACGCCTTGATCAAGGGCATCGTCGAGTTCATCGAGGATGACGTTGAGGAGGCTCGAACTTGTGGCAAGTAcgagcggccgctgcacatCATCGAGGGTCCACTGATGGATGGCATGGGGAAGGTTGGCGAGCTATTCGGTAGTGGCAAGATGTTCCTGCCCCAGGTCATCAAGTCGGCACGTGTCATGaagaaggcggtggcggtgctggtgccgtACATGGAGGCTGAGAAGGCGGCTCTTATGGCGGATACGAACGGCGCGTCGACCTCGCGAGCGAAGCGGGTGCTCATGGCGACCGTAAAGGGCGACGTGCACGATATCGGCAAGAACATCGTTGGCGTCGTCCTGGGTTGCAACAGCTACGAGGTGATCGACCTCGGTGTGATGGTCTCGTGTGAAAAGATCTTGGCGGCTGCGAAGGAGCACGACGTACACGTCATCGGGCTCTCCGGCCTCATCACGCCCTCACTGGACGAGATGGTGCACGTGGCGAAGGAGATGAAGAGGATGGGCTTCGGTATCCCGCTGATGGTGGGTGGGGCGACAACGTCGAAGCAGCACACGGCGGTTAAGATTCAGCCGCACTACAACAAGACGGTGCACGTGCTGGACGCCAGCAAGGCCGTGGTCACGGTATCTAACATGCTCGggagcagcgaggaggagttctgggaggaggtgcgcgagaCCTACCAAGAGATCGCGGAGGACTACCTGGCGAACCTGAAGGACCGTGTCTACAAGCCCCTCGCCTTCTGCCGTGAGAACGCGCTGAAGATCGACTTCGTCGCCAacccgccggcgccgcggccgaggaAGCTcggcaccatcaccatcagcGACTACTCGCTCGAGATGATCGCCACCCGTATCGACTGGAACCCGTTTTTCTCCGTCTGGCAGGTGCGCGGCACGTACCCCAACCGTGGCTTTCCGAAGCTCTTCAACTGCCCCACCGTcggcgcggaggcgaagcggctATTCGACGACGCGCAGGAGATGCTGAAGGACATCATTGCCACCCGTAGCTTCCGCGCCAAGGCTGTTGTCACGCTGATGCCCGTGAACAGTGTCGGCGACGATATCGAGGTGTACAAGGATGACACACGTAACGAGAAGATCGCCACCTTCTTTGGGCTGCGCCAGCAATCGGAGAAAGAGCGAGGCGAGCCGTACCTGTGCATCTCCGACTTCATTGCCCCGAAAGGGGTGGCGCCAGACTACCTCGGCAGTCTCGCTGTCGGCATCTTTGGAGCGGACAAGATGAGCGAGCAGTACGAGAAAGACAACGACAGCTACCGCTCTATCATGATCAAGGCTCTGGCAGACCGCTTCGCCGAGGCCTTCACGGAGGAGATGCACCGCATCATTCGCACAGACTTGTGGGGCTacgcggagaaggagacAGCCGAGACGGTCGACCTGATCCGGATGCAGTACCAAGGTATTCGACCTGCCCCTGGGTACCCCTCGCAGCCGGACCACACGGAGATGGACACAATGTGGCGCATcggcgaggtggaggagcgcacgGGGGTAAGGCTGTCTGAGTCGTACGCAATGATGCCGGCGGCATCTGTCAGCGCACTCGTCTTCGCGCATGCGCAGTCCAAGTACTTTGCAGTGGGCAAGATCCAGAAGGACCAAGTAAAGGACTACGCCGAGCGCAAGGGCTGGAATCTAGACCGGGCTGAGAGCCAGCTCAGCTCGTCCTTGGCCTACAACTGA
- a CDS encoding pitrilysin-like metalloprotease, with product MLRRSVRCLSLRTSRREDLVFRSMHGFTLLKIRRIDDLHLVAYEMEHVRTGALYYHIDVEDNNNTFCIGFRTPAENNKGTSHVLEHTTLCGSKKYPVRDPFFMMLKRSLSSFMNAMTGSDYTLYPFSTTNRKDFQNLLDVYLDAVLHPLLREEDFKQEGHRVELEDKSGDSEDAAAQPAKRTRRLINNGVVFNEMRGVVSDPSNHFVHSLMRAMLPHTHYTYISGGYPPDILGLSYDELLSFQRRHYHPSNSITFTYGNLHPESHMEALDSYFADFERAAPVVVPTLADEHRFTEPQLVHLEGPLDAMGNPRRQKRVAVSYAVPKENNKLEDVVALSVLDSLLSSGPSSPMFKNLIESQIGSKYAPMQGYAFYLSSPIITYGVAGMDEGRADAEADVLQAVESALRTVQRDGFDERRVRSVIFQEELQHRHRSADYGLNTCTGLCAMGLCRAQNNPLDFINWLPHLRRLADDNAASLLPRIETHLLSNPHRAVVSVSAKKEYLNRLQDQLKEADEAVNASATEADKDRVEKETKEGLQRLRAPQPHDVLPTLRIEDIPTESLAEPVPCRSSLSSANGQVYTITHQTNGLVYVHGLIPFNTSLTSAMEHGELGQVPQSVMLLESLIGRTGAGKLSYKDHSIAVKLACSGFGFEPLLNESYSHKSTTITGTSYSFYTTKEKLKEALDLLSVTLLEPRFSADDADVYSRALSNLKMACSSVIQSLQAEGNRYAVIRAVGELTRRGELREHWWGLSQSAHASEMLEKLQGSPEVSRETVSALLANYAVFAQEMAADMSRSLVWATCEDAHREEVERMLKEFLDAFPRTDSAARTHLFLPPRSTEKGVQQIIKKLPIDTSFVGLAMPNKLKWESPDQARVRVGCTLLCNEYLHRRVREEGGAYGSNCTATLHGEVGGVSMSSYRDPSPELTAKAFLEAGDWLSDRKNVTAERVSEAKLRLFSSIDSPYAADSYGEAYFYNDLRQDTKQALRDALLSVTAEDVVNVAHYFTPQSTTIISILRPAGESSDPAAVSPEVS from the coding sequence ATGCTGCGCAGATCGGTACGATGtctgtcgctgcgcacgaGCAGGCGCGAAGACCTCGTCTTCAGAAGCATGCACGGCTTCACGCTGCTCAAGATCCGGCGCATCGATGACCTGCACCTCGTGGCGTACGAAATGGAGCACGTCCGCACCGGCGCTCTCTACTACCACATCGACGTGGAGGACAATAACAATACCTTTTGCATCGGCTTCCGAACACCGGCGGAGAACAACAAGGGCACCTCCCACGTGCTGGAGCACACAACACTATGCGGCAGCAAGAAGTATCCGGTGCGGGATCCGTTCTTCATGATGCTCAAGCGCTCCCTTAGCTCTTTTATGAACGCCATGACCGGGTCCGACTACACGCTGTACCCCTTCTCGACTACCAATCGCAAGGACTTCCAAAACCTTCTCGACGTCTACCTCGACGCCGTCCTCCACCCATTGCTGCGAGAGGAGGACTTCAAGCAGGAGGGTCACCGAGTGGAACTCGAGGACAAGTCGGGGGACAgcgaagacgccgctgcgcagccggcgaAGCGCACTCGCCGGCTTATCAACAACGGCGTCGTTTTCAACGAGATGCGCGGCGTTGTGTCGGATCCCAGCAACCACTTTGTGCACTCGCTGATGCGCGCCAtgctgccgcacacacactacACCTACATATCCGGCGGCTACCCGCCCGACATTCTGGGTCTCAGCTACGACGAGCTCCTGTCCTTCCAGAGGCGCCACTACCACCCAAGCAACAGCATCACCTTCACATACGGCAACCTGCACCCTGAGTCGCACATGGAAGCGTTAGACTCGTACTTCGCGGACTTcgagcgcgcggcgccggtcgTAGTGCCGACACTGGCGGACGAGCACCGTTTCACGGAGCCCCAGCTCGTGCACCTGGAGGGGCCGCTGGACGCCATGGGCAacccgcggcggcagaagcgaGTTGCCGTTTCCTACGCGGTACCAAAGGAAAATAATAAGTTGGAGGATGTCGTGGCTCTCAGCGTGCTGGACAGCCTTCTCTCTAGCGGTCCCAGCTCCCCCATGTTCAAGAACCTGATCGAGTCACAGATTGGCAGCAAGTACGCTCCGATGCAAGGGTACGCCTTCTATCTGTCCTCCCCGATCATCACCTATGGTGTGGCTGGCATGGATGAGGGCCGGGCAGACGCAGAGGCTGACGTGCTGCAGGCTGTGGAGTCTGCGCTCCGCACGGTGCAGAGGGACGGCTTCGACGAGCGACGCGTGCGCTCCGTTATCTTccaggaggagctgcagcaccgtcaccgaTCTGCCGACTACGGGCTCAACACGTGCACAGGCCTGTGTGCGATGGGTCTGTGCCGGGCGCAGAACAACCCGCTGGACTTCATCAACTGGCTGCCACACCTCCGGCGGCTGGCGGACGACAATgcggcctcgctgctgccgcgcattGAGACGCACCTGCTGAGCAACCCCCACCGCGCCGTCGTGTCCGTGTCAGCCAAGAAGGAGTATCTGAACAGGCTGCAGGACCAACTGAAGGAAGCGGATGAGGCGGTGAACGCGTCGGCGACGGAGGCCGACAAAGACCgggtggagaaggagacgAAGGAGGGGCTCCAACGCCtccgcgcgccgcagccgcacgacGTGCTGCCCACACTGCGCATCGAGGACATCCCCACCGAGTCGCTTGCGGAGCCCGTGCCGTGTCGCAGCTCTCTCTCGAGCGCCAACGGCCAGGTGTACACAATCACGCACCAAACGAATGGCCTCGTGTACGTGCATGGGCTCATCCCCTTCAACACTTCTCTTACCAGCGCCATGGAGCACGGGGAGCTGGGGCAGGTGCCGCAGAGCGTGATGCTGCTCGAGTCGCTGATCGGTCGCACCGGTGCCGGAAAACTCTCCTACAAAGATCACTCCATTGCAGTGAAGCTGGCGTGCAGCGGGTTCGGCTTTGAGCCGCTGCTTAACGAGTCGTACTCGCACAAgagcaccaccatcaccggcACTAGCTACAGCTTCTACACCACCAAGGAaaagctgaaggaggcgctggactTATTGAGCGTGACACTGCTGGAGCCGCGCTtcagcgccgacgacgccgatgtCTACTCCCGTGCGCTGTCGAATCTCAAGATGGCATGCTCGTCGGTGATCCAGTCTCTGCAGGCAGAGGGCAACCGCTACGCCGTCATCCGCGCCGTGGGGGAGCTCACCCGGcgcggcgagctgcgcgaACACTGGTGGGGGTTGTCCCAGTCCGCGCATGCGTCGGAGATGCTCGAGAAGCTTCAGGGAAGCCCGGAAGTGAGCCGGGAGACAGtgagcgcgctgctggccaaCTACGCTGTCTTTGCGCAGGAGATGGCGGCTGATATGTCGCGCAGTCTCGTTTGGGCGACGTGCGAGGATGCACACCGCGAGGAGGTTGAGCGGATGCTAAAGGAGTTCCTCGACGCGTTCCCGCGGACGGACtctgccgcgcgcacgcacctgTTCCTGCCACCACGCTCCACGGAGAAGGGGGTCCAGCAGATCATCAAAAAGCTGCCTATCGACACGTCCTTTGTGGGCCTGGCCATGCCGAACAAGTTGAAGTGGGAGAGTCCCGACCAGGCACGGGTGCGGGTGGGCTGCACCCTGCTCTGCAACGAGTACTTGCACCGCCGTGtgcgagaggagggtggcgcGTACGGCTCCAACTGCACCGCCACGCTCCACGGCGAGGTGGGCGGCGTCTCGATGTCAAGCTACCGCGACCCCAGCCCGGAGCTCACCGCCAAAGCCTTCCTCGAGGCTGGCGATTGGCTCAGCGACCGGAAGAACGTCACGGCGGAGCGCGTAAGcgaggcgaagctgcgcctcttctcctccatcGACTCCCCGTATGCGGCGGACTCGTACGGTGAGGCATACTTCTATAATGATCTGCGGCAGGACACGAAGCAGGCCTTGCGCGATGCCCTGCTTTCCGTGACAGCAGAGGACGTTGTGAATGTGGCCCACTACTTCACGCCTCAAtccaccaccatcatcagCATTCTCCGACCCGCCGGCGAGTCGAGCGATCCGGCCGCGGTGTCACCCGAGGTCTCGTAG